A genome region from Methanococcoides burtonii DSM 6242 includes the following:
- a CDS encoding serpin family protein, with protein sequence MSTFVLFSVGCVENSIVTEEKIIDIESVEKYDLVAANNAFAFDMYSISKNENEGNVLFSPYSIFSAISICYEGAEGSTKKQIADVFGYPLEKIVLEANSKKLMNELYLEDENNALKTANALWIKKNYLLNEQYVFNVETFYGGLVKPLDFINKPEDSRNTINLWVEEKTSGKINEMVTEGGISPATLMMITNTVYFNGTWYNQFEPRNTKQEQFYLSNGQSKTVDFMTANEVFNCAEDHSAKIVELPYRDNNISMYIVLPKENNISNFESSFTIDKYTELKYNMSKQQGEICLPKFTYSTNSELVTSLQDLGMTDAFNIMTANFSGLYNSEKYQKENLAISGINHKAVIDVNEQGTEAAAATLVSFFMGYSAPNWELKADHPFMFFIEDRNTECILFMGKVENPDYEEVSV encoded by the coding sequence TTGAGCACGTTTGTATTGTTTTCAGTGGGATGTGTTGAAAATTCAATTGTAACTGAAGAGAAAATCATAGATATTGAGTCAGTTGAAAAATATGATCTTGTAGCTGCAAACAATGCATTTGCATTTGATATGTATTCAATCTCTAAAAATGAAAATGAAGGGAATGTTCTTTTTTCACCATATAGCATATTCAGTGCAATATCAATTTGTTATGAAGGAGCAGAAGGATCAACAAAGAAACAAATTGCAGATGTATTTGGTTATCCTTTAGAGAAAATTGTTCTTGAAGCAAATTCAAAAAAACTGATGAATGAGCTATATCTTGAAGATGAGAACAATGCTTTAAAAACTGCAAATGCACTTTGGATTAAAAAAAATTATCTTTTGAATGAGCAATATGTATTCAACGTTGAAACATTCTATGGAGGATTAGTCAAACCACTCGATTTTATAAATAAACCGGAAGATTCCAGAAATACCATTAATTTGTGGGTAGAAGAGAAAACCAGTGGAAAAATAAATGAAATGGTTACAGAAGGTGGAATAAGTCCAGCTACACTTATGATGATTACCAATACCGTTTATTTCAATGGAACATGGTATAATCAATTTGAACCACGCAATACAAAACAAGAGCAATTCTATCTTTCAAATGGCCAGAGTAAAACAGTTGACTTCATGACTGCCAATGAAGTATTCAATTGCGCAGAAGATCATAGTGCAAAAATTGTGGAATTGCCATATCGGGACAATAATATTAGTATGTACATCGTACTTCCAAAAGAAAATAATATTTCTAATTTTGAAAGTAGTTTTACCATAGATAAGTATACTGAATTGAAGTATAATATGTCAAAACAGCAAGGAGAAATATGTCTTCCCAAATTTACGTATTCGACAAATTCTGAACTCGTAACTTCTTTGCAGGATTTAGGTATGACCGATGCTTTTAACATTATGACTGCAAATTTTTCTGGATTATATAATAGTGAAAAATACCAAAAAGAAAACTTAGCAATATCCGGGATTAATCACAAGGCAGTTATTGATGTAAATGAACAGGGAACCGAAGCAGCAGCAGCAACATTGGTATCTTTCTTTATGGGCTATTCTGCACCAAATTGGGAATTAAAAGCAGATCATCCATTCATGTTTTTTATTGAAGACAGAAACACAGAATGTATTCTTTTTATGGGAAAAGTTGAAAATCCAGATTATGAAGAAGTATCGGTTTGA